A single Anaerolineae bacterium DNA region contains:
- a CDS encoding glucose dehydrogenase, translated as MGGTADRVRSLLLLVPLLLAVASPARRAQAQGPTWPSLSLTLVADGFVSPVHIASAGDGSDRLYVVEQAGRILIVEGGVALPVPFLDIRDRVLSGGERGLFSVAFPPGYADKGYFYVNYTRTPDGDTIVARFHLLPGSPDQADPASEEVILHVAQPASNHNGGQLAFSPRDAYLYVGMGDGGGSPDQRSQDPSTLLGKLLRLDVESSVGAAYAVPDDNPFVGEEGYRSEIWALGLRNPWRFSFDRLTADLYIADVGQSAWEEINYQPAPSPGGENYGWPIMEGPDCYNTPDCQEVPGLTLPVWYYGRSEGRSVTGGMVYRGERSATLRSLYLFADWGSGRLWGLRRVGSQWESALLLDTTYAISTFGEDEAGEVYVADHAGGGLYRLEAPGRLIYVPLVRDSRR; from the coding sequence ATGGGTGGCACTGCAGATCGGGTCAGGTCGTTGTTGTTGCTCGTTCCTCTCCTCCTGGCAGTTGCTTCGCCCGCTCGGCGCGCGCAGGCCCAGGGTCCGACCTGGCCCAGCCTGAGCCTGACCTTGGTGGCCGATGGCTTCGTCTCGCCTGTCCACATCGCGTCTGCCGGAGACGGGAGCGACCGCCTGTATGTAGTGGAGCAGGCAGGCCGCATCCTCATAGTGGAGGGCGGGGTCGCGTTGCCGGTGCCTTTCCTAGACATTCGCGATCGGGTGCTCTCCGGCGGCGAGCGGGGCCTGTTCAGCGTGGCCTTCCCCCCGGGCTACGCCGACAAGGGCTACTTCTACGTCAACTACACCCGCACCCCGGACGGTGACACTATCGTGGCCCGGTTTCACCTCCTGCCCGGCAGCCCGGACCAGGCCGACCCGGCCTCCGAGGAGGTGATCCTGCACGTGGCTCAGCCAGCCAGCAACCACAACGGTGGCCAGCTGGCCTTCTCTCCCCGCGACGCCTACCTATACGTGGGAATGGGCGACGGCGGAGGCTCACCCGACCAGCGGTCCCAGGATCCGTCCACTCTCCTGGGCAAGCTGCTGCGGCTGGACGTGGAGTCGTCCGTCGGTGCAGCCTACGCAGTGCCGGATGACAACCCGTTCGTGGGAGAGGAGGGATATCGGTCGGAAATCTGGGCTCTAGGGCTACGCAATCCCTGGCGCTTCTCCTTCGACCGGCTGACTGCCGACCTCTACATCGCCGATGTGGGCCAGTCCGCCTGGGAGGAGATCAACTACCAGCCGGCCCCGAGCCCCGGCGGCGAAAACTATGGCTGGCCCATAATGGAAGGCCCTGACTGCTACAACACCCCCGACTGCCAGGAGGTGCCGGGGCTGACCTTGCCAGTGTGGTACTACGGGCGGAGCGAGGGGCGATCGGTGACCGGCGGTATGGTCTACCGGGGAGAGCGCTCCGCCACCTTGCGCAGCCTCTACCTCTTTGCGGACTGGGGATCCGGGCGCCTGTGGGGCTTGCGCCGGGTAGGCTCGCAATGGGAGAGTGCCCTGCTGCTGGACACCACCTACGCTATCTCCACCTTCGGTGAGGACGAAGCGGGGGAGGTCTACGTCGCCGATCACGCCGGAGGAGGCTTGTACCGTCTGGAAGCGCCGGGCCGGCTGATCTACGTTCCGCTGGTGCGGGATAGCAGGAGGTAG
- a CDS encoding ATPase produces MADVQPNGAGRVRTGVPGLDEMLGGGFLPQSCNLIEGAPGTGKSTLGLQFIYAGAMFYDEPGIVLTFEQFPQAFYRDAHSLGWDLADLERRHMLRVLMTSPEVGLADLQTVGGRVERLVREIDARRIMVDSISRLEGLAQGRSQLRGLQYGFINALRREGITAVLISEGPSLLGGGDRAVDDLAFVVDSYVLLRYVEIDSAIHRALTVVKMRGSDHAKDIRQYEITSEGIRIQSRFRGREGILSGSPHRMADSFMRAFLSR; encoded by the coding sequence TTGGCTGACGTCCAGCCCAATGGCGCCGGCCGTGTCCGGACCGGCGTTCCAGGGCTGGATGAGATGCTGGGGGGTGGCTTTCTGCCGCAGTCGTGTAACCTGATAGAAGGAGCCCCCGGAACGGGCAAGAGCACTCTGGGGCTGCAGTTCATCTACGCTGGCGCCATGTTCTATGACGAGCCCGGGATCGTGCTCACCTTTGAGCAGTTCCCCCAGGCCTTCTACCGGGACGCCCACTCTCTGGGATGGGACCTGGCGGACCTGGAACGCCGGCATATGCTGCGGGTGCTGATGACCAGCCCCGAGGTGGGCCTGGCTGACTTGCAGACCGTCGGCGGACGGGTCGAGAGGCTCGTCCGGGAGATTGATGCTCGGCGCATCATGGTGGACAGCATCTCTCGCTTGGAAGGACTGGCTCAGGGGCGCAGCCAGCTGCGGGGTCTGCAGTACGGGTTCATCAACGCCCTCAGGCGCGAGGGGATCACCGCTGTGCTGATCAGCGAGGGGCCGTCCCTGCTGGGCGGTGGCGACCGAGCTGTGGACGATCTGGCCTTCGTGGTGGACTCTTACGTGCTCTTGCGCTACGTGGAGATAGACAGCGCCATCCATCGTGCTCTCACCGTGGTCAAGATGCGCGGGAGCGACCACGCCAAGGACATCCGCCAGTATGAGATCACCTCTGAGGGCATCCGCATTCAGTCCCGATTCAGGGGACGCGAGGGGATTCTCAGCGGCAGCCCCCACCGCATGGCCGATTCCTTCATGCGAGCCTTCCTGAGCCGCTGA
- a CDS encoding carbohydrate ABC transporter permease: MDQASTLSSTSRLSRTEPTRREKARGAGGQVLLYLILITLAVVMMFPYYWMLVNSLKGPRGFTANPYSLVPDTVSFDSLTYVWSTGRIGIYLKNSFIYAAVVLVAQTTINSLAAYAFSRITFPGRDTLFIVVLATMMLPYSVLLIPTYLIIWRFGLANTVPGVVLPGFASAYGIFMLRQFFLNIPMELEDAARIDGCNRLRIYAQIILPMAQPALITLGMFIFMSEWSSFTWPLVVLSDWKKYPITVGLSLFRDEQSLYWDRTFAASLIATLPLVLLFFAGQRYIVGGISLTGLKG; the protein is encoded by the coding sequence ATGGACCAAGCCTCAACCCTCAGTTCCACCTCGCGCCTATCCAGGACTGAGCCCACCCGTCGCGAGAAGGCCCGGGGAGCTGGAGGCCAGGTCCTTCTCTACCTGATCCTGATCACCCTTGCCGTCGTTATGATGTTCCCCTACTACTGGATGCTGGTGAACTCCCTCAAGGGACCGAGGGGATTCACCGCGAATCCCTACTCGCTGGTTCCGGACACCGTCAGCTTCGACTCCCTAACATACGTCTGGTCCACTGGCAGGATCGGGATATACTTGAAGAATAGCTTCATCTATGCGGCCGTCGTACTGGTAGCTCAGACCACCATCAACTCCCTGGCGGCCTACGCTTTCTCGAGGATTACCTTCCCTGGACGAGACACTCTCTTCATCGTGGTGCTGGCCACCATGATGCTGCCCTATTCGGTGCTCCTCATCCCCACCTATCTGATCATCTGGCGCTTCGGGCTGGCAAATACCGTACCCGGAGTGGTCCTACCGGGGTTCGCCAGCGCCTACGGCATCTTCATGCTGCGCCAGTTCTTCCTGAATATCCCCATGGAGTTGGAGGATGCGGCTCGGATTGACGGCTGCAATCGGTTACGGATATACGCGCAGATCATCCTGCCCATGGCTCAGCCTGCTCTCATAACCCTGGGCATGTTTATCTTCATGTCAGAGTGGTCCAGCTTCACCTGGCCGCTCGTGGTACTCAGCGACTGGAAGAAGTACCCCATCACCGTCGGACTCTCACTGTTCCGGGATGAGCAATCGCTCTACTGGGACCGAACCTTCGCCGCGTCGCTGATCGCCACGCTTCCCCTGGTCCTGCTGTTCTTCGCCGGACAGCGCTACATCGTCGGCGGCATCAGCCTCACGGGCCTGAAGGGCTGA
- a CDS encoding MFS transporter, translating into MALDYLDSLRRFGRDARLVFLAAAVLWFSIFGVYSVLFNLYLLRLEFGPEFVGLVNAGGLLSGSLCALPAGEIGRRWGTRRAMAGGLALAALGYGLAPLASAVPEDVRAPWLLVTYFIGCLGAFAVYMVNVTPYLMGVTDEEQQNHAFSLLSAIPAAAAFLGSLAGGLLPSAFAGLSGAGLDSAAPYGSSLILAALLLLPAVGAVWRAGNPRSDPAPPQAKGGRNSGGAPIGLMAALAVALFVRACGQGTTRVFFNVYLDDGLAVPTSLIGTLAAVSQLVAIPAALTTPLLARRWGNARTYVVAILGMAAGLLPLALIPRREAAALGYLGVTVFFALASPSITVFSQSLVPTRWRPTMEGSVMMAVNLGRASMAFGGGYIIASSGYRTLFLTGATLMVAGALLFWGYFRHPRGELARTAAPAPVAPPG; encoded by the coding sequence ATGGCCTTGGATTACCTAGACAGCCTGCGCCGCTTCGGGCGGGACGCCCGCCTCGTCTTCCTCGCGGCGGCGGTCCTCTGGTTCAGCATCTTCGGCGTCTACTCCGTGCTGTTCAACCTGTACTTGCTGCGGCTGGAGTTCGGGCCAGAGTTCGTGGGGCTGGTCAACGCCGGCGGTCTGCTGTCCGGGTCGCTTTGCGCCCTGCCGGCAGGCGAGATCGGGCGGCGCTGGGGCACCCGTCGAGCCATGGCCGGCGGGTTGGCCCTGGCGGCACTGGGCTACGGACTGGCTCCGCTGGCCTCGGCCGTGCCCGAGGACGTGCGCGCCCCATGGCTGCTGGTGACGTACTTCATCGGCTGCCTAGGCGCCTTCGCCGTGTACATGGTGAATGTCACTCCCTACCTCATGGGCGTCACCGATGAGGAACAGCAGAACCATGCCTTCTCCCTGCTCTCCGCAATCCCTGCTGCGGCCGCCTTTCTGGGGTCGCTGGCGGGCGGATTGCTGCCTTCCGCCTTCGCCGGGCTGTCCGGAGCCGGCCTCGATTCGGCGGCGCCCTACGGTAGCTCCCTGATACTGGCGGCCCTTCTGCTGCTTCCGGCTGTAGGGGCCGTCTGGCGCGCGGGCAACCCGCGCTCGGATCCGGCGCCGCCCCAGGCAAAGGGCGGCCGAAACAGCGGGGGCGCACCCATAGGGCTCATGGCCGCTCTGGCGGTGGCGCTGTTCGTGCGCGCCTGCGGCCAGGGCACCACGCGGGTGTTCTTCAACGTCTATTTGGACGATGGGCTGGCCGTGCCCACGTCGCTCATCGGCACGCTGGCCGCCGTCAGCCAGTTGGTGGCCATTCCGGCAGCGCTGACTACGCCCCTCCTGGCCCGGCGCTGGGGCAACGCCCGCACTTACGTCGTGGCCATCCTGGGCATGGCGGCCGGGCTGCTGCCCCTGGCGCTGATCCCTCGCCGGGAGGCGGCTGCCCTCGGCTACCTGGGCGTGACTGTGTTCTTCGCCCTGGCCAGCCCCTCCATAACGGTGTTCAGCCAGTCGCTGGTGCCGACGCGCTGGCGCCCCACCATGGAAGGGTCGGTGATGATGGCAGTGAACCTGGGTCGGGCCAGCATGGCTTTCGGGGGCGGCTACATAATCGCCTCCTCCGGCTATCGCACTCTCTTCCTCACCGGGGCGACCCTGATGGTGGCCGGGGCCCTGCTCTTCTGGGGCTACTTCCGGCATCCCCGCGGCGAGTTGGCCCGGACGGCAGCGCCGGCGCCGGTAGCGCCACCGGGGTGA
- a CDS encoding MBL fold metallo-hydrolase, with product MNLTLLGTCSGTEPMPGRHHVSFAIETGGWVYWFDAGEGCSHTAHTNGVDLLRVRAIFISHPHIDHTGGLANLTWTMHKLDGRNSDPARALGDRKVPLFLTSEAIWESVRYLLGASLGRPENRLVAEPRYYSDGLIYDDGALRVHARHNTHLGHPAPGEPWRAFSFRIEAEGKAVVYSGDVGHISELDPLIEGADLILMETGHHQVRSVCEYLAGSDRRWGRLGFIHHGRAILSDPEGQLAIARKILGERVFIGDDGVKLRV from the coding sequence GTGAACCTCACTCTCCTGGGCACTTGCAGCGGCACCGAGCCCATGCCCGGGCGCCACCACGTCTCCTTCGCCATCGAGACCGGCGGCTGGGTCTACTGGTTCGATGCCGGCGAGGGCTGCTCCCACACCGCCCACACCAACGGCGTAGACTTGCTCCGGGTGCGGGCTATCTTCATCTCCCACCCTCACATTGACCACACCGGCGGCCTGGCGAACCTCACCTGGACCATGCACAAGCTCGATGGGCGCAACAGCGACCCGGCCCGGGCCTTGGGCGACCGGAAAGTGCCCCTCTTCCTGACCTCTGAGGCCATCTGGGAAAGCGTGCGCTACCTGCTGGGAGCATCGCTCGGCCGGCCGGAGAACCGCCTGGTAGCCGAACCACGCTACTACTCCGACGGCCTCATCTACGACGACGGCGCCCTGAGGGTCCACGCCCGGCACAACACCCACCTGGGCCACCCGGCCCCGGGCGAGCCCTGGCGTGCCTTCTCCTTCCGCATCGAGGCCGAGGGCAAGGCAGTGGTCTACTCCGGCGACGTAGGACACATCTCGGAACTAGATCCCTTGATCGAAGGGGCCGACCTCATCCTCATGGAGACTGGCCACCACCAGGTGCGCTCTGTCTGCGAGTATCTGGCCGGCTCGGATAGGCGCTGGGGGCGATTGGGGTTCATCCATCACGGCCGGGCTATCCTGAGCGACCCCGAGGGGCAGTTGGCTATCGCGCGGAAGATCCTGGGCGAGCGGGTCTTCATCGGTGACGACGGCGTGAAACTGAGGGTATGA
- a CDS encoding extracellular solute-binding protein: MHSRAFSRRKMLSGLVIAGSAAALAACAPAASPQPAQEAAATEVPEATAAPPKAEGGAVTLRFRTWVSGQTSPLDQAWYDWLSEHFPQDHDGSTIEFEFVPFGAEYIQKLLADSAAGSPPDLLDSSIIWARDFWDRGILLELNDYLDAVPELAPDMFYGESTNIYRSKAGSYYGIPYWGPDSQVIALNSKLFEEAGLDPQGADIETWEDFVDATKALTKTNGDEVEQAGFLVGSMRYIESFSTWMYSNGGALHDPDITQPTFNNERGAQVMQLQLDLLNTHKVSFPISPERQDTQLFLQSQAAMVAWGTWSPTYIGGNAPEGFEYWLITFPRGPQGDGPGATTWSNMMVIPKKAKYPDLSFELARYVATPPNVITRFELSNRLAPLKALYESDAWRAKLESVPQLAIVTEAAEVGGVYPFFPFFTEANDAIGTELEQVMLGEKSVEEGLAEAEARVIEVIQRRQTTGG; this comes from the coding sequence ATGCATTCGAGAGCTTTCAGCCGACGGAAGATGCTGTCGGGTCTCGTGATCGCGGGCAGCGCCGCCGCGCTGGCCGCCTGCGCTCCTGCGGCGAGCCCGCAGCCCGCCCAGGAAGCAGCCGCCACCGAGGTACCGGAGGCCACTGCGGCCCCCCCGAAGGCTGAAGGGGGTGCCGTCACTCTGCGGTTCCGGACCTGGGTCTCCGGCCAGACGTCTCCCCTAGACCAGGCGTGGTACGACTGGCTTAGCGAGCACTTCCCCCAGGATCACGATGGGTCAACGATCGAATTCGAGTTCGTCCCTTTCGGAGCCGAGTACATCCAGAAGCTACTGGCCGACTCAGCTGCCGGAAGTCCGCCCGATCTACTGGATTCCTCTATCATCTGGGCGCGTGACTTCTGGGATCGCGGCATACTCCTCGAGCTTAACGACTACCTCGACGCCGTGCCGGAACTGGCGCCAGACATGTTCTACGGCGAGTCGACCAACATCTACCGTTCAAAGGCTGGCTCCTACTACGGCATCCCATACTGGGGTCCTGACTCCCAGGTCATAGCCCTAAACAGCAAGCTGTTCGAGGAGGCTGGGCTGGATCCGCAAGGTGCGGATATCGAAACGTGGGAGGACTTCGTAGACGCGACCAAGGCACTGACCAAGACCAACGGCGACGAAGTGGAGCAGGCAGGGTTCCTGGTGGGGAGCATGCGCTACATCGAGAGCTTCTCCACCTGGATGTACAGCAATGGAGGGGCTCTGCACGATCCGGACATCACTCAGCCCACCTTCAACAACGAACGCGGTGCTCAGGTCATGCAGCTTCAGCTCGACCTTCTGAACACGCATAAGGTTTCCTTCCCCATCTCGCCTGAGCGACAGGACACTCAGCTCTTTTTGCAGAGCCAAGCAGCCATGGTGGCCTGGGGCACGTGGTCTCCTACCTACATCGGCGGGAACGCGCCCGAAGGATTTGAGTACTGGCTCATAACCTTCCCCAGGGGGCCACAAGGTGACGGCCCAGGCGCTACCACATGGTCTAACATGATGGTAATACCAAAGAAGGCGAAATACCCTGACCTCTCCTTTGAGTTGGCTCGCTACGTGGCGACTCCGCCCAACGTAATCACGCGCTTTGAGCTCTCGAATCGCCTCGCGCCGCTGAAGGCGTTGTACGAAAGCGATGCCTGGAGAGCCAAGCTCGAGAGCGTGCCTCAGCTCGCCATCGTCACCGAGGCGGCCGAGGTTGGAGGCGTCTATCCCTTCTTCCCCTTCTTCACCGAGGCCAACGATGCCATCGGCACCGAACTGGAGCAGGTGATGCTCGGTGAGAAGAGCGTTGAGGAAGGCCTCGCCGAGGCTGAGGCCAGAGTCATAGAGGTTATCCAGCGTCGCCAGACCACAGGCGGATAG
- a CDS encoding sugar ABC transporter permease has translation MATETYSAGRTEVRVRPPLWKQPRKWIAGYIFTAPAITFIVIFSIISIIVSLYISFFQYDVISEHSPYVGLGNYREALFEDDLFWRALKNTFLYVLGVVPAITVFGFLLALIGYKARHGRSFFRTVYFLPSITPMVVIALIWMWLYSPKGMLNEMLASVGIRGPNWLFDRHLALPSVMVMSVWQAVGYYTVIYLAGLADIPPDFYDAARVDGASWWQEVRYVTVPLLRNVTLFVTVTLAIGAFQVFTQVYIMTRGGPGTATATLQFIIFRNAFQYFRMGYAAAISWLLFIAIFVLAMIQLRLNRSERIF, from the coding sequence ATGGCTACAGAGACCTATAGTGCCGGCCGAACCGAAGTCCGCGTCCGCCCCCCCTTGTGGAAACAACCACGTAAGTGGATAGCTGGCTATATCTTCACTGCTCCTGCCATCACTTTCATCGTCATCTTCTCGATCATATCCATTATCGTCTCGCTCTATATCAGCTTCTTCCAGTATGACGTGATCTCTGAGCATAGCCCCTATGTGGGCTTGGGCAACTACCGCGAGGCACTGTTCGAGGACGACCTGTTCTGGAGGGCACTCAAGAACACCTTCCTCTACGTTCTGGGAGTGGTGCCGGCAATTACGGTTTTCGGGTTCTTGCTGGCCTTGATCGGATATAAGGCTCGTCACGGCCGCAGCTTCTTCCGGACCGTCTACTTCTTGCCGTCCATCACTCCCATGGTGGTGATAGCCCTCATCTGGATGTGGCTCTACAGCCCCAAGGGCATGCTCAATGAGATGCTGGCCAGCGTCGGCATCCGAGGCCCGAATTGGCTCTTCGATCGGCACCTGGCGCTGCCGTCAGTCATGGTGATGAGCGTCTGGCAGGCGGTCGGGTACTACACCGTCATCTACCTCGCCGGTCTGGCGGACATCCCCCCGGATTTCTACGACGCGGCTCGGGTGGATGGGGCCAGCTGGTGGCAAGAGGTTCGCTACGTCACCGTGCCCCTCCTTCGGAATGTCACCCTGTTCGTGACAGTCACCCTCGCAATCGGGGCATTCCAGGTCTTCACTCAGGTTTACATCATGACCCGCGGCGGCCCCGGAACGGCCACAGCGACTCTGCAGTTCATCATCTTCCGCAATGCTTTCCAGTACTTCCGTATGGGCTATGCCGCGGCCATCTCGTGGCTGCTGTTCATAGCGATCTTCGTGCTCGCCATGATTCAGTTGCGGCTCAACCGGTCCGAGCGGATCTTTTGA
- a CDS encoding MBL fold metallo-hydrolase, with protein MPDIALRIGTVRAWLLDCGVFRYDGGLIFGAVPRATWERYYPPDADHLVPVGLRPLLIESGEGYVLVNTGLPPGDPGLPFDPPGYRPLEAALRELGVRGEEIVAVVLTHLHPDHTGGSLTSTDGALAPAFPAARYFVQREEAAAAAFPNERTRADYDPRQLQVLDESGALEVVAGTYRVNQHVWLVPAPGHTAGQQLVRIVSEGKSALYLSDLAIVPIQAERLAWISALDIAPMQSLESKRELLGRAVEEETLLLFEHEPDTSRSVGYLRPDGKRWRFEPSPGDLTRSLPRR; from the coding sequence GTGCCTGACATCGCCCTGCGGATAGGAACCGTCCGCGCCTGGCTGCTGGACTGCGGGGTCTTCCGCTACGACGGGGGGCTCATCTTCGGAGCTGTGCCCCGCGCCACCTGGGAGCGCTACTACCCGCCCGACGCCGATCATCTCGTGCCCGTCGGCCTTCGGCCGCTTCTGATCGAAAGCGGCGAGGGCTACGTCCTGGTCAATACCGGCCTGCCGCCTGGCGATCCCGGCCTCCCCTTCGATCCGCCTGGCTACCGACCGCTGGAGGCCGCCCTGCGGGAGCTTGGAGTGCGCGGCGAGGAGATTGTGGCGGTGGTGCTCACTCATCTGCACCCCGACCACACCGGAGGTAGCCTAACCTCCACGGACGGGGCGCTCGCCCCTGCCTTCCCCGCCGCCCGATACTTTGTGCAGCGGGAAGAGGCGGCCGCCGCCGCTTTCCCCAACGAGCGTACTCGCGCCGACTACGACCCGAGGCAACTGCAGGTCCTGGATGAGTCGGGCGCGCTGGAAGTGGTGGCGGGAACATATCGGGTGAACCAGCACGTCTGGCTGGTGCCGGCGCCCGGTCACACTGCCGGCCAACAGCTGGTCCGCATAGTGAGCGAGGGTAAGTCTGCCCTCTACCTGAGCGATCTGGCTATTGTGCCCATCCAGGCCGAGCGACTGGCCTGGATCTCGGCTCTGGACATCGCCCCGATGCAGAGCCTGGAGAGCAAGCGAGAGCTTCTGGGCCGAGCGGTGGAGGAAGAGACGCTACTTCTATTTGAGCACGAACCTGATACCTCGCGCTCAGTGGGATACCTGCGTCCCGACGGAAAGCGCTGGCGCTTCGAGCCCTCCCCCGGCGACCTGACACGTTCCCTCCCTCGCCGGTAG
- a CDS encoding HAMP domain-containing histidine kinase, whose translation MNADPHARSGLPISREPDATEETCARLRQALDERIEFIEEMSHELRGGLTFVKGYVDLFLAGTLGPLQERQEHALRVMERRTDAIIHLLDQMLSLERARAGHLELSSHVDLSEVVYHSVQSAAVDAKKAGVELRVQVPDTCLLEWADSRRLIQVVDNLTSNAIKFSEAGDRVLISLHDRGESLELTVADEGIGMSAEDVERVFQRFYRTSQAAGKAPGSGLGLAIARAIVEAHQGRIWVESTPGKGSTFHVSLPKAGPQSNGRAGA comes from the coding sequence ATGAACGCTGACCCACATGCCCGCTCCGGGCTACCGATATCCCGCGAGCCAGATGCCACTGAGGAGACGTGTGCTCGTCTCCGCCAGGCGCTGGACGAGCGTATCGAGTTCATCGAGGAGATGTCCCACGAGTTGCGGGGCGGGCTCACCTTCGTCAAGGGATACGTGGACCTCTTCCTGGCCGGGACCCTGGGCCCGCTGCAGGAAAGGCAGGAGCACGCCCTGCGGGTGATGGAACGCCGGACCGATGCCATCATCCACTTGCTGGACCAGATGCTCTCTCTGGAGAGGGCTCGTGCCGGCCATCTGGAGTTGTCCTCCCATGTGGACCTGAGCGAGGTGGTGTATCACAGCGTCCAGAGCGCAGCCGTGGACGCCAAGAAGGCCGGAGTCGAGTTGCGCGTGCAGGTGCCTGACACCTGCCTCCTGGAGTGGGCCGACTCACGGCGGCTCATACAGGTGGTGGACAACCTCACCAGCAATGCCATCAAGTTCAGCGAGGCGGGCGACCGAGTGCTCATCTCTCTGCACGATCGCGGTGAATCGCTGGAACTGACCGTGGCCGACGAAGGGATAGGCATGAGCGCGGAAGACGTGGAGCGCGTCTTCCAGCGGTTCTACCGGACCAGCCAGGCCGCCGGAAAGGCTCCCGGCAGCGGCCTGGGCCTGGCCATCGCCCGAGCCATCGTGGAAGCACACCAAGGGCGCATCTGGGTGGAAAGCACGCCGGGCAAGGGGAGCACCTTCCACGTCTCTCTCCCCAAGGCGGGACCTCAGAGCAACGGGCGAGCTGGTGCCTGA